A genomic window from Nocardioides sp. BP30 includes:
- a CDS encoding DUF2461 domain-containing protein, translated as MTFEGIPVAALDFYDDLEMDNTRSFWEAHKHVYAESVLAPMKALTGALEPEFGTAKVFRPYRDVRFAKDKTPYKTHQGAFVAVAPETGFYVEVSPRGVRTGGGCYWFNPGRLAAFRAAIVHDQYGAELERLLAEVTGSGYELGGERLKTSPRGFDKEHPRIELLRHKSLTIGRMIGFEPVIHTAELLELVRADWQAIRPTVDWIQRNANA; from the coding sequence ATGACGTTCGAGGGCATCCCGGTCGCGGCGCTGGACTTCTACGACGACCTGGAGATGGACAACACCCGGTCGTTCTGGGAGGCGCACAAGCACGTCTACGCCGAGTCCGTGCTCGCCCCGATGAAGGCGCTGACCGGCGCCCTGGAGCCGGAGTTCGGCACGGCGAAGGTGTTCCGGCCCTATCGCGACGTGCGGTTCGCGAAGGACAAGACGCCGTACAAGACGCACCAGGGTGCCTTCGTCGCCGTCGCCCCCGAGACGGGCTTCTACGTCGAGGTGTCCCCGCGCGGAGTGCGCACCGGCGGCGGCTGCTACTGGTTCAACCCGGGCCGGCTGGCGGCCTTCCGCGCCGCGATCGTCCACGACCAGTACGGCGCCGAGCTCGAGCGGCTGCTCGCCGAGGTCACCGGCTCCGGCTACGAGCTCGGCGGCGAGCGGCTCAAGACCTCGCCGCGGGGCTTCGACAAGGAGCACCCCCGCATCGAGCTGCTGCGGCACAAGTCGCTCACCATCGGCCGGATGATCGGCTTCGAACCCGTCATCCACACCGCCGAGCTGCTGGAGCTGGTGCGCGCCGACTGGCAGGCGATCCGGCCGACGGTGGACTGGATCCAGCGCAACGCGAACGCCTGA
- a CDS encoding acyl-CoA dehydrogenase, protein MSHYKSNLRDVEFNLFEVFGREKVYGAGPFAEIDAETAKELLSEIERISREDLAASYEDSDRNPPVFDPTTNSAPVTASFKKSYDAWMDSGMWAIQTPAALGGQDAPPSLIWSSAEFILGANAPIWMYAAGPFFASVVHKNANGVERDLKIAKHMVERLWGATMVLTEPDAGSDVGAGKTFATDNGDGTWNISGVKRFITSAESDLQENIMHLVLARPRGVDGVGGPGTKGLSLFLVPKYHFDIETGELTGERNGAYVTNVEHKMGIKVSNTCEVTFGDPQVGGGEPARGWLLGEVHDGIRQMFDVIENARMMVGTKAIATLSTGYLNALEYAKSRVQGADLTDSAKDAPRVTITHHPDVRRSLLVQKSFAEAMRALVIYTATWQDEVQAARLAGEGDAERLTLAEAVNDLLLPIVKGYGSERSWTLLGTEGLQTFGGSGFLQDYPLEQYVRDAKIDSIYEGTTAIQGQDFFFRKIVKNQGQALGHIAGEIKAFLEAEGNAELKESRALLTSALEDVNAIAGHMFNDLMSSQEEISNIYKVAQNTSRLLMAVGDVVCGWLLLRQAEVALEKLAGDPGKDKDFYTGKVAAAKFFASYNLPKLSAERAIAEAIDNSIMELDESAF, encoded by the coding sequence GTGAGCCACTACAAGAGCAACCTGCGCGACGTGGAGTTCAACCTCTTCGAGGTGTTCGGTCGCGAGAAGGTCTACGGCGCCGGCCCGTTCGCCGAGATCGACGCTGAGACCGCCAAGGAGCTCCTCAGCGAGATCGAGCGGATCTCGCGCGAGGACCTCGCCGCCTCCTACGAGGACAGCGACCGCAATCCGCCGGTCTTCGACCCGACAACCAACTCCGCGCCGGTCACGGCCAGCTTCAAGAAGTCCTACGACGCCTGGATGGACTCGGGGATGTGGGCGATCCAGACGCCCGCCGCCCTCGGTGGCCAGGACGCGCCGCCGAGCCTGATCTGGTCCTCCGCCGAGTTCATCCTGGGCGCCAACGCGCCCATCTGGATGTACGCCGCCGGCCCCTTCTTCGCCTCGGTCGTGCACAAGAACGCCAACGGCGTCGAGCGCGACCTCAAGATCGCCAAGCACATGGTCGAGCGGCTCTGGGGCGCGACCATGGTGCTGACCGAGCCCGACGCCGGCTCCGACGTCGGCGCCGGCAAGACCTTCGCCACCGACAACGGCGACGGCACCTGGAACATCTCGGGCGTCAAGCGCTTCATCACCAGCGCCGAGTCCGACCTCCAGGAGAACATCATGCACCTGGTGCTCGCCCGCCCCCGCGGCGTCGACGGCGTCGGCGGCCCGGGCACCAAGGGCCTGTCGCTGTTCCTGGTGCCGAAGTACCACTTCGACATCGAGACCGGTGAGCTGACCGGCGAGCGCAACGGTGCCTACGTCACCAACGTCGAGCACAAGATGGGCATCAAGGTCTCCAACACCTGCGAGGTCACCTTCGGCGACCCGCAGGTCGGCGGCGGCGAGCCGGCCCGCGGCTGGCTGCTGGGTGAGGTGCACGACGGCATCCGGCAGATGTTCGACGTCATCGAGAACGCCCGCATGATGGTCGGCACCAAGGCGATCGCGACCCTGTCCACCGGCTACCTCAACGCGCTCGAGTACGCCAAGAGCCGCGTCCAGGGCGCCGACCTGACCGACTCGGCCAAGGACGCTCCGCGCGTCACGATCACCCACCACCCCGACGTACGTCGCTCGCTGCTCGTCCAGAAGTCCTTCGCCGAGGCGATGCGCGCCCTGGTGATCTACACCGCCACCTGGCAGGACGAGGTGCAGGCAGCACGCCTGGCAGGCGAGGGTGACGCCGAGAGGCTCACGCTGGCCGAGGCGGTCAACGACCTGCTGCTGCCGATCGTGAAGGGGTACGGCTCGGAGCGGTCGTGGACCCTGCTCGGCACCGAGGGTCTGCAGACCTTCGGCGGCTCGGGCTTCCTGCAGGACTACCCGCTCGAGCAGTACGTCCGCGACGCGAAGATCGACTCGATCTACGAGGGCACCACGGCGATCCAGGGTCAGGACTTCTTCTTCCGCAAGATCGTGAAGAACCAGGGTCAGGCCCTCGGTCACATCGCCGGTGAGATCAAGGCGTTCCTGGAGGCCGAGGGCAACGCCGAGCTGAAGGAGAGCCGCGCGCTGCTCACCAGCGCTCTCGAGGACGTCAACGCCATCGCCGGCCACATGTTCAACGACCTGATGTCCTCCCAGGAGGAGATCAGCAACATCTACAAGGTCGCCCAGAACACCAGCCGCCTGCTGATGGCCGTCGGCGACGTGGTCTGCGGCTGGCTGCTGCTGCGCCAGGCCGAGGTGGCGTTGGAGAAGCTCGCCGGGGACCCCGGCAAGGACAAGGACTTCTACACCGGCAAGGTCGCGGCGGCGAAGTTCTTCGCCTCCTACAACCTGCCGAAGTTGTCCGCAGAGCGGGCCATCGCCGAGGCGATCGACAACTCGATCATGGAGCTCGACGAGAGCGCCTTCTGA
- a CDS encoding family 43 glycosylhydrolase, whose protein sequence is MQLVPSRPRPGRRARRVLVTVAVLLTCAVPAAVAIRPVPLDWKHTVGDPSVVKTTKNYVVIATGAKVNRALSKNGKVWKWKSSALPNLPSWAKVGGGDIWAADMEKVGSRYVLYFAAPVKGKTGTSRCIGVATSSSAKGTFVPVGTAPLVCPSTFKSVPTAGDRVIDQSVLDGYTSAVQSQAAASRTWAECKSSAASPTTSVPTSPTTGPTSGTSSTSSATTSTSPSQTGSPTPTGAPTSTPPVTGPTVYPDTCGPSPSAKPTKPATPPNVIGAIDPSFFLDSDGTPYLLYKTDGRPSSIRILKLSADGLHPAAGAYSEELVDDAGVLENPVMVERDGIYYLFNSYGDYSRCSYATVWRASGSLHDWSGSPAHSLLTRKSTHKLCGPGGADVLVQPKKTTMYFEAWTCNRSYKPCGAHFWAYGRKYERKHPVRALYAVKLGFANGAPYVKKYLKGSKH, encoded by the coding sequence ATGCAGCTCGTTCCCTCCCGCCCACGTCCCGGTCGTCGCGCGCGACGGGTCCTCGTGACGGTGGCGGTCCTGCTCACCTGCGCCGTACCCGCGGCCGTGGCGATCCGCCCGGTCCCGCTCGACTGGAAGCACACCGTGGGCGACCCGAGCGTGGTCAAGACGACGAAGAACTACGTCGTGATCGCGACCGGCGCGAAGGTGAACAGGGCGCTGTCGAAGAACGGCAAGGTGTGGAAGTGGAAGTCCTCCGCACTGCCGAACCTGCCAAGCTGGGCGAAGGTCGGCGGCGGTGACATCTGGGCCGCCGACATGGAGAAGGTCGGCTCGCGGTACGTCCTCTACTTCGCCGCACCGGTCAAGGGCAAGACCGGCACCAGCCGGTGCATCGGTGTGGCGACCTCGAGCAGCGCCAAGGGCACGTTCGTCCCGGTAGGTACGGCGCCGCTGGTCTGCCCGAGCACGTTCAAGAGCGTCCCGACCGCCGGGGACCGCGTCATCGACCAGTCGGTCCTGGACGGGTACACCTCGGCCGTCCAGAGCCAGGCGGCCGCCAGCCGCACCTGGGCCGAGTGCAAGTCGAGCGCCGCGAGCCCGACGACGAGCGTCCCGACCAGCCCCACGACCGGCCCCACGTCGGGCACGTCGAGCACGTCGAGCGCGACGACGTCGACGTCGCCGAGCCAGACCGGGTCCCCGACGCCGACCGGCGCGCCGACCAGCACGCCGCCGGTGACCGGCCCGACGGTGTATCCCGACACCTGCGGCCCGAGCCCGTCGGCCAAGCCGACCAAGCCGGCCACCCCGCCGAACGTGATCGGCGCCATCGACCCGTCGTTCTTCCTCGACAGCGACGGCACGCCGTACCTGCTCTACAAGACCGACGGACGACCCTCCTCGATCCGCATCCTGAAGCTCAGCGCCGACGGGCTGCACCCTGCGGCGGGTGCCTACAGCGAGGAGCTGGTCGACGACGCCGGGGTGCTGGAGAACCCGGTGATGGTCGAGCGCGACGGCATCTACTACCTGTTCAACTCCTACGGCGACTACTCGCGGTGCAGCTATGCCACGGTGTGGCGCGCCTCGGGGTCGCTGCACGACTGGAGCGGATCGCCGGCGCACAGCCTGCTCACCCGCAAGAGCACCCACAAGCTGTGCGGTCCCGGCGGCGCCGACGTGCTGGTGCAGCCGAAGAAGACCACCATGTACTTCGAGGCCTGGACCTGCAACCGCAGCTACAAGCCGTGCGGGGCGCACTTCTGGGCCTACGGCCGCAAGTACGAGCGCAAGCACCCCGTGCGCGCGCTGTACGCCGTCAAGCTCGGCTTCGCCAACGGGGCGCCGTACGTGAAGAAGTACCTGAAGGGCTCCAAGCACTGA
- a CDS encoding LysE/ArgO family amino acid transporter, protein MLQASAAGLLAGLTLIVAIGAQNAYVLRQGLLRSHIGPVVAVCALSDLILIAAGVSGIGAIVAHAGWVLTVVRWFGVAFLVWYAVGSLRRARHAESLAAAAEARQDSRGRVLARVVALTWLNPHVYLDTVLLLGSIAQGYHGQRWWFAVGAGLASIVWFSALGFGARLAAPVLALPRAWQVLEVLIGLTMLLIAVKLALG, encoded by the coding sequence GTGCTGCAAGCCTCGGCGGCCGGCCTGCTCGCCGGTCTCACCCTCATCGTCGCGATCGGCGCTCAGAACGCGTACGTGCTGCGCCAGGGCCTCCTGCGTTCGCACATCGGACCGGTGGTGGCGGTGTGCGCCCTCTCCGACCTGATCCTGATCGCGGCGGGCGTCAGCGGGATCGGCGCCATCGTGGCGCACGCCGGCTGGGTGCTGACGGTGGTGCGTTGGTTCGGGGTCGCCTTCCTGGTCTGGTACGCCGTCGGCTCGCTGCGCAGGGCCCGGCACGCGGAGTCGCTGGCCGCGGCCGCCGAGGCACGCCAGGACAGCCGCGGCCGGGTGCTGGCCCGGGTGGTGGCGCTGACCTGGCTCAACCCGCACGTCTACCTCGACACGGTGCTGCTGCTCGGCTCGATCGCGCAGGGCTACCACGGCCAGCGATGGTGGTTCGCCGTCGGCGCCGGGCTGGCGAGCATCGTGTGGTTCTCCGCGCTCGGCTTCGGTGCCCGGCTGGCTGCACCGGTGCTGGCGCTGCCGCGCGCGTGGCAGGTGCTCGAGGTGCTCATCGGGCTGACCATGCTGCTGATCGCGGTCAAGCTCGCGCTGGGCTGA
- a CDS encoding oxidoreductase → MTWTTADLGDLSGLTAVVTGPSRGGIGYETALELARHGARVVLAGRSEGKLDDAARGIHGEVPEARLEQVVLDLSDLSSVRTAAAAIAELGPIDRLVNNAGVMATPYRRTGDGLELQLATNHLGPFLLTGLLLPSLVAAASPQASSRVVTVASIGHRLAPRAPLGDPREKGRYLRWPTYFQTKLANLLFTYELDRRLRAAGLPVSALAAHPGLVSSHLISNGGSFGPLSRIADVAYPVVSQKPAQGAWPTLMAATADLPGGTYVGPSGLAETQGAPQVVGSSALSHDEEAQRRLWELSQRTTGLSYP, encoded by the coding sequence ATGACCTGGACGACCGCCGACCTCGGCGACCTGAGCGGCCTGACGGCCGTGGTGACCGGCCCCTCCCGCGGAGGGATCGGCTACGAGACGGCCCTGGAGCTGGCCAGGCACGGTGCCCGGGTGGTGCTCGCAGGCCGCTCCGAGGGCAAGCTCGACGACGCGGCGAGAGGCATCCACGGCGAGGTGCCCGAGGCCCGCCTGGAGCAGGTCGTCCTCGACCTCAGCGACCTCTCCTCGGTACGCACCGCCGCAGCGGCGATCGCCGAGCTCGGCCCCATCGACCGGCTCGTCAACAACGCCGGGGTGATGGCCACGCCGTACCGCCGGACCGGCGACGGTCTGGAGCTGCAGCTGGCCACCAACCACCTCGGGCCGTTCCTGCTGACAGGGCTGCTGCTGCCCTCGCTGGTGGCGGCTGCCTCGCCGCAGGCGAGCAGTCGCGTGGTCACGGTGGCGAGCATCGGGCACCGGCTCGCGCCCCGGGCGCCGCTGGGCGACCCGCGGGAGAAGGGTCGCTACCTGCGCTGGCCGACCTACTTCCAGACCAAGCTGGCCAACCTGTTGTTCACCTACGAGCTCGACCGTCGCCTGCGCGCGGCCGGGCTGCCGGTCAGCGCGCTCGCGGCGCATCCCGGCCTGGTGAGCAGTCACCTGATCAGCAACGGCGGCTCCTTCGGGCCGCTGTCGCGGATCGCCGACGTGGCCTATCCGGTCGTCTCGCAGAAGCCCGCGCAAGGCGCCTGGCCCACCCTGATGGCGGCGACCGCGGACCTGCCCGGAGGCACCTACGTCGGGCCGTCGGGACTGGCCGAGACGCAGGGCGCTCCCCAGGTGGTCGGCTCGTCCGCGCTCTCCCACGACGAGGAGGCGCAGCGTCGGCTCTGGGAGCTCTCGCAGCGCACCACCGGGCTCTCCTACCCCTGA
- a CDS encoding MSMEG_6728 family protein → MAVLDRKRLGKQRVETIQVVRGLVRPGYGWRHHPAVTMWSGWLEALGCYGLVCARTWVAAGFADTCAETIRADLAAAGVTRVRDQAELAEAGELPGWLGDPAFHRSHRSALLRKDPDHYGPLFTDVPDDLPYVWPPGRGQG, encoded by the coding sequence CTGGCCGTCCTCGACCGCAAGCGCCTGGGCAAGCAGCGTGTCGAGACGATCCAGGTCGTCCGCGGCCTGGTCCGGCCCGGCTACGGCTGGCGTCACCATCCGGCGGTGACGATGTGGTCGGGCTGGCTGGAGGCGCTCGGCTGCTATGGGCTGGTCTGTGCGCGGACCTGGGTGGCGGCCGGGTTCGCCGACACCTGCGCCGAGACGATCCGCGCGGACCTGGCGGCTGCCGGCGTCACGCGCGTGCGTGACCAGGCCGAGCTGGCCGAGGCCGGCGAGCTGCCCGGCTGGCTGGGCGATCCGGCGTTCCACCGCAGTCACCGCTCGGCGCTGCTGCGCAAGGACCCCGACCACTACGGGCCGCTGTTCACCGACGTGCCCGACGACCTGCCCTACGTCTGGCCGCCGGGGCGCGGTCAGGGGTAG
- a CDS encoding crotonase/enoyl-CoA hydratase family protein encodes MSLVTATVTDGIAQVRLNRPEKLNALTLDLLAELVSTAHRLGRDRDLRAVVLAGEGASFCAGLDFASVLGEQRKMWTSFTPRPWRGTNTFQEAAWAWRRVPVPVIAAVEGHCLGGGVQIALGADFRFAAPDSTWSVLEGKWGIIPDMSGIRSLAQVVGIDTAKRLTMTAAMLSGTEAHALGLVTEVAADPVVAATAFARQLSERSPDALAAAKRLFDTTWNASPRRTFARERIEQLRLLLGTNTKIAQKAAFRRERPVYRPRQR; translated from the coding sequence ATGTCCCTGGTCACCGCCACCGTCACCGACGGCATCGCACAGGTGCGGCTCAACCGCCCCGAGAAGCTCAACGCGCTCACCCTCGACCTCCTGGCCGAGCTCGTCTCCACCGCGCACCGGCTGGGCCGGGACCGCGACCTGCGCGCCGTCGTGCTGGCCGGTGAGGGCGCCTCGTTCTGCGCAGGACTGGACTTCGCCTCGGTCCTCGGCGAGCAGCGGAAGATGTGGACGAGCTTCACCCCGCGCCCGTGGCGCGGCACCAACACCTTCCAGGAGGCGGCCTGGGCGTGGCGCCGCGTGCCGGTCCCGGTGATCGCCGCGGTCGAGGGCCACTGCCTGGGCGGCGGCGTCCAGATCGCGCTCGGCGCCGACTTCCGCTTCGCCGCCCCCGACTCGACGTGGTCGGTGCTGGAGGGCAAGTGGGGGATCATCCCGGACATGAGCGGCATCCGCTCGCTCGCCCAGGTGGTCGGCATCGACACGGCGAAGCGGCTGACGATGACGGCGGCGATGCTCAGCGGGACCGAGGCCCACGCCCTCGGCCTGGTCACCGAGGTCGCGGCCGATCCGGTGGTGGCGGCCACCGCCTTCGCACGCCAGCTCTCGGAGCGCTCGCCGGACGCCCTCGCCGCTGCCAAGCGGCTGTTCGACACCACCTGGAACGCCTCGCCCCGACGCACCTTCGCCCGGGAGCGGATCGAGCAGCTTCGACTGCTCCTGGGCACCAACACCAAGATCGCGCAGAAGGCCGCCTTCCGCCGGGAGCGGCCGGTCTATCGTCCGCGCCAGCGGTAA
- the pgm gene encoding phosphoglucomutase (alpha-D-glucose-1,6-bisphosphate-dependent) — protein MADPRAGTPATLADLVDVPQLVTAYFARTPDPDDPAQQVVFGTSGHRGSSLKTSFNEHHIVATTQAICEYRRNQGYDGPLFLGRDTHALSVPAYVSAVEVLIGNDVTVLFQDGYQPTPAVSLAIIAANRGKTTTGSIAERSSGLADGIVVTPSHNPPTDGGFKYNPPHGGPADTDATAWIARRANEIIRDGLRDVRRVPWARARTQAHEYDFLGQYVAALPGVLDLDAIRSAGVRIGADPLGGASVEYWARIAEAHHLDLTVVNPVVDPTWRFMTLDWDAKIRMDCSSPYSMASLVERRADFDISTGNDADADRHGIVTPDAGLLNPNHFLAVAIDHLFGGARPDWPQGARIGKTLVSSSMIDRVATALGKPLVEVPVGFKWFVDGLQDGSFGFGGEESAGASFLRKDGSAWTTDKDGIILALLASEILATSGKTPSQRYAELVAEHGDPAYARIDAAATPEEKAALGRLSPDAVSATELAGEAITAKLTRAPGNDAPIGGLKVTTESAWFAARPSGTEDVYKIYAESFRGPEHLAQVQEEAKSVVAAALG, from the coding sequence ATGGCTGATCCTCGCGCCGGCACTCCCGCCACCCTGGCCGACCTGGTCGACGTCCCCCAGCTGGTGACGGCGTACTTCGCCCGCACCCCCGATCCCGACGATCCGGCCCAGCAGGTGGTCTTCGGCACCTCCGGCCACCGCGGCTCGTCGCTGAAGACCTCGTTCAACGAGCACCACATCGTCGCCACTACCCAGGCGATCTGCGAGTACCGCAGGAACCAGGGGTACGACGGGCCACTCTTCCTCGGCCGCGACACGCACGCGCTCTCGGTGCCGGCGTACGTCTCGGCCGTCGAGGTGCTCATCGGCAACGACGTCACCGTGCTGTTCCAGGACGGCTACCAGCCCACCCCGGCGGTGTCGCTGGCGATCATCGCCGCCAACCGCGGCAAGACCACGACGGGCTCGATCGCCGAGCGTTCGAGCGGGCTGGCCGACGGTATCGTGGTGACGCCCTCCCACAATCCGCCGACCGACGGCGGCTTCAAGTACAACCCGCCGCACGGCGGACCGGCCGACACCGACGCCACCGCCTGGATCGCCCGTCGGGCCAACGAGATCATCCGGGACGGCCTGCGCGACGTGCGGCGGGTGCCGTGGGCACGCGCCCGCACGCAGGCTCACGAGTACGACTTCCTCGGCCAGTACGTCGCAGCGCTCCCCGGCGTCCTGGATCTGGACGCGATCCGCTCCGCAGGCGTCCGGATCGGCGCGGACCCGCTCGGCGGCGCGTCGGTCGAGTACTGGGCCCGGATCGCCGAGGCGCACCACCTGGACCTGACCGTCGTCAACCCCGTCGTCGATCCCACCTGGCGCTTCATGACCCTCGACTGGGACGCCAAGATCCGGATGGACTGCTCCTCGCCGTACTCGATGGCGTCGCTCGTCGAGCGCCGCGCCGATTTCGACATCAGCACCGGCAACGACGCCGACGCCGACCGGCACGGCATCGTCACCCCCGACGCCGGGCTGCTCAACCCGAACCACTTCCTCGCGGTCGCCATCGACCACCTCTTCGGCGGGGCGCGGCCGGACTGGCCGCAGGGCGCCCGGATCGGCAAGACCCTCGTCTCGTCCTCCATGATCGACCGGGTGGCCACCGCGCTGGGCAAGCCGCTGGTCGAGGTCCCGGTCGGCTTCAAGTGGTTCGTCGACGGCCTGCAGGACGGCTCCTTCGGCTTCGGCGGCGAGGAGTCGGCCGGCGCGTCGTTCCTGCGCAAGGACGGCAGCGCCTGGACCACCGACAAGGACGGCATCATCCTGGCGCTGCTGGCCTCGGAGATCCTGGCGACCAGCGGCAAGACGCCCTCGCAGCGGTATGCCGAGCTGGTCGCCGAGCACGGCGATCCGGCGTACGCGCGCATCGATGCGGCTGCCACGCCCGAGGAGAAGGCGGCGCTGGGCCGGCTCTCCCCGGACGCCGTGAGCGCCACCGAGCTGGCCGGCGAGGCGATCACCGCCAAGCTCACCCGTGCTCCGGGCAACGACGCCCCGATCGGCGGGCTGAAGGTGACGACCGAGTCGGCGTGGTTCGCCGCGCGTCCCTCGGGCACCGAGGACGTGTACAAGATCTACGCCGAGTCCTTCCGCGGGCCCGAGCATCTCGCCCAGGTGCAGGAGGAGGCGAAGTCGGTGGTCGCGGCAGCGCTGGGCTGA
- a CDS encoding Type 1 glutamine amidotransferase-like domain-containing protein gives MRGTIVTLGGGGFSMADTGITPIDELLLGLTGKRRPRVCFVGTASGDAASYRERFFDAFGARAHASALVLFGQATHAFTAPQILLEQDLVYVGGGSTANLLALWRLHGVPALLEQAAAGGTVLAGISAGMNCWYEGSSTDSFAPLAPLRDGLGWLPGSACPHYFAEPGRAERFGEWVADGTLPPGYAADDGVALVWRDGALAEVVSERPGGQAFAVTAAGETPLEVRLLARF, from the coding sequence GTGCGGGGGACGATCGTGACACTGGGCGGCGGCGGCTTCTCGATGGCCGACACCGGGATCACCCCCATCGACGAGCTCTTGCTGGGGCTCACCGGGAAGCGGCGGCCACGGGTCTGCTTCGTCGGCACGGCCAGCGGCGACGCGGCGAGCTACCGCGAGCGGTTCTTCGACGCGTTCGGGGCCCGCGCCCACGCGAGCGCACTGGTGCTGTTCGGGCAGGCCACGCATGCCTTCACCGCCCCGCAGATCCTGCTCGAGCAGGATCTGGTGTACGTCGGCGGCGGGTCGACCGCCAACCTCCTGGCGCTGTGGCGACTGCACGGCGTGCCGGCGCTCCTGGAGCAGGCGGCGGCCGGCGGCACGGTCCTGGCAGGCATCTCCGCCGGCATGAACTGCTGGTACGAGGGCTCCTCGACCGATTCCTTCGCTCCGCTGGCCCCGCTGCGCGACGGTCTGGGCTGGCTGCCCGGCAGCGCCTGTCCGCACTACTTCGCCGAGCCGGGCCGCGCCGAGCGGTTCGGGGAGTGGGTCGCCGACGGCACCCTCCCGCCGGGGTACGCCGCTGACGACGGGGTAGCCCTGGTCTGGCGCGACGGTGCGCTGGCCGAGGTCGTCAGCGAACGGCCGGGCGGGCAGGCGTTCGCCGTGACGGCGGCGGGCGAGACGCCGCTCGAGGTGCGGCTGCTGGCGCGGTTCTGA
- a CDS encoding fatty acid desaturase family protein, whose protein sequence is MTVITKKPDSAIAHLTPEDIEELGRELDAIRQSVIDSRGESDARYIRRVIKTQRYLELGSRAVLLASIFPPAWIVGTAGLSVAKILDNMEIGHNILHGQWDWMRDPKIHSTVWEWDSASTAESWKHSHNELHHTYTNIIGKDNDLGYGIMRVDEDQRWTPASLLQPVYNFVNMLVFEYGIAAYDLELGATIRKKKRGIEPSAEFKENVRKTLRKIRKQATKDYVVHPLLSGPSFLTTLAANVTANVVRNVWSHSVIMCGHFPEGVETYEKAAIDPDETRGEWYLRQMLGSANISGSKAMHIMSGNLSHQIEHHLWPDLPSNRYAEVAPKVQALFEKYGLHYHAAPLPQQVYSAWHKVVRLSFPNNWLATTRPSNLPSQVKVLWKMARGSRAERRRLQERLDLEAAYLA, encoded by the coding sequence ATGACCGTCATCACCAAGAAGCCCGACAGCGCGATCGCCCACCTCACGCCCGAGGACATCGAGGAACTCGGGCGGGAGCTCGACGCGATCCGGCAGTCGGTGATCGACTCCCGGGGCGAGTCCGACGCGCGCTACATCCGTCGCGTGATCAAGACCCAGCGCTACCTCGAGCTCGGCTCGCGCGCGGTGCTGCTCGCCTCGATCTTCCCGCCGGCCTGGATCGTCGGCACCGCTGGTCTCTCCGTTGCCAAGATCCTGGACAACATGGAGATCGGCCACAACATCCTGCACGGCCAGTGGGACTGGATGCGCGACCCGAAGATCCACTCGACCGTGTGGGAGTGGGACAGCGCCTCAACCGCCGAGAGCTGGAAGCACAGCCACAACGAGCTGCACCACACGTACACGAACATCATCGGCAAGGACAACGACCTCGGCTACGGCATCATGCGCGTCGACGAGGACCAGCGTTGGACACCAGCCAGCCTGCTGCAGCCGGTCTACAACTTCGTCAACATGCTGGTCTTCGAGTACGGCATCGCTGCCTACGACCTCGAGCTCGGCGCCACCATCCGCAAGAAGAAGCGCGGCATCGAGCCGTCGGCGGAGTTCAAGGAGAACGTTCGCAAGACGCTGAGGAAGATCCGCAAGCAGGCGACCAAGGACTACGTCGTCCACCCGCTCCTCTCGGGCCCGTCCTTCCTCACCACCCTGGCCGCCAACGTCACCGCCAACGTCGTGCGGAACGTGTGGTCGCACAGCGTGATCATGTGCGGCCATTTCCCCGAGGGCGTGGAGACCTACGAGAAGGCGGCCATCGACCCGGACGAGACCCGCGGCGAGTGGTACCTGCGCCAGATGCTCGGCTCGGCCAACATCTCCGGCTCCAAGGCGATGCACATCATGAGCGGGAACCTGTCGCACCAGATCGAGCACCACCTGTGGCCCGACCTGCCCTCGAACCGGTACGCCGAGGTCGCGCCGAAGGTGCAGGCGCTCTTCGAGAAGTACGGCCTGCACTACCACGCCGCGCCGTTGCCGCAGCAGGTCTACTCGGCCTGGCACAAGGTCGTGCGCCTCTCGTTCCCGAACAACTGGCTGGCCACCACCCGGCCGAGCAACCTGCCCTCGCAGGTGAAGGTCCTGTGGAAAATGGCTCGTGGCTCGCGTGCCGAGCGGCGTCGGCTCCAGGAGCGGCTGGACCTCGAGGCCGCCTACCTGGCCTGA